In the Manis javanica isolate MJ-LG chromosome 14, MJ_LKY, whole genome shotgun sequence genome, one interval contains:
- the RNF187 gene encoding E3 ubiquitin-protein ligase RNF187, which translates to MRTSARLPNTPLLGHAGGIHRYQDLSCSTPLPGPFQSPCPRPGVLVALPIAVLTLHSGPCSPPCPPHRPRPPALTLLSIHGLPSIPSPWAPAAAALALPAGPAEAACALCQRAPREPVRADCGHRFCRACVVRFWAEEDGPFPCPECADDCWQRAVEPGRPPLSRRLLALEEAAAAPARDGPASEAALQLLCRADAGPLCAACRTATGPEPPEWEPRWRKALRGKESKGSVEIMRKDLNDARDLHGQAESAAAVWKGHVMDRRKKALADYKKLQAFFAEEEERFLQEADKEEGSLEDEDMDPVERFKSLLQALSELERRHRNLGLSMLLQ; encoded by the exons ATGAGGACGTCGGCCCGCCTACCG AACACTCCGTTGCTGGGACACGCAGGTGGAATACACCGCTACCAGGACCTCTCTTGCAGCACACCACTGCCAGGACCCTTCCAGAGCCCTTGTCCCCGCCCCGGCGTCCTCGTCGCCCTCCCCATCGCCGTCCTCACTCTCCATTCCGGTCCCTGCAGTCCTCCGTGCCCGCCCCACCGCCCGCGCCCTCCGGCCCTGACCCTGCTCTCCATCCACGGCCTTCCGTCcatccccagcccctgggcccccgccgccgccgccctggCGCTCCCCGCGGGCCCCGCCGAGGCCGCTTGCGCCCTGTGCCAGCGAGCGCCCCGGGAGCCGGTACGCGCCGACTGCGGCCACCGCTTCTGCCGTGCTTGCGTGGTACGCTTCTGGGCCGAGGAGGACGGGCCCTTCCCGTGCCCCGAGTGCGCCGACGACTGCTGGCAGCGCGCCGTGGAGCCCGGCCGCCCGCCGCTCAGCCGCCGGCTGCTGGCGCTAGAGGAGGCAGCCGCGGCGCCCGCGCGCGACGGCCCGGCCTCGGAGGCGGCGCTGCAGCTGCTGTGCCGTGCCGACGCAGGCCCGCTGTGCGCCGCCTGCCGCACGGCCACGGGACCCGAGCCGCCCGAGTGGGAGCCGCGCTGGAGGAAGGCGCTGCGCGGCAAG GAAAGCAAGGGGTCTGTGGAGATTATGAGGAAAGATCTCAATGATGCGCGGGACCTGCACGGCCAGGCCGAGTCTGCTGCCGCCGTGTGGAAG GGGCACGTGATGGACCGCCGGAAGAAGGCCCTGGCTGACTATAAGAAGCTACAAGCTTTCTTTGCCGAGGAGGAGGAGCGCTTCTTGCAGGAGGCAGATAAAGAGGAGGGGTCCCTGGAGGACGAAGACATGGACCCAGTGGAGCGCTTCAAGTCCCTGCTGCAGGCCCTGTCGGAGCTGGAGAGGCGACACCGAAACCTGGGTCTCAGCATGCTGCTCCAG TGA